One stretch of Commensalibacter melissae DNA includes these proteins:
- a CDS encoding aldose 1-epimerase family protein, with translation MTLEFSLSQNQTKSFTLTSAAHNIELGNWEISNHQLGIEDVLFSIQQICLHGGKQEGSRLIIIKCPDGLTITLSPTRGMNVIEATAPGIRLGWDSPVKEIVNPTFINLQSRNGTGWLEGFNEMMVRCGYEWSGHPFTDTNGELYSLHGKAGNTPASEVIVEIDTLFPYEIKIKGLIKENTFKKTDLRVLTELSYIPGSHSFTLHDRLTNHADYSHPYQIIYHSNFGKPLLEKDAKFIAPVKEISPFNNYAQNGLDNWQTYREPTKDFDEMVFNIIPYTKKDGSTMAALHNKSENKGVSIEFNTKQLPFLTLWKNTDTEKQGYVTGIEPGTNFAYPMTIEREQDRLKKLHAGKTVEFKLRYNALLDRQAVEITKKEITNIQGNQETQINQKPLAQE, from the coding sequence ATGACACTAGAATTTTCATTATCTCAAAATCAGACCAAATCTTTTACACTAACCAGCGCAGCTCATAACATTGAATTAGGCAATTGGGAGATTAGCAATCATCAGCTTGGCATTGAGGATGTTTTATTTTCTATTCAGCAAATTTGCCTGCATGGAGGAAAACAAGAAGGTTCCAGACTGATCATAATTAAATGTCCTGATGGATTGACCATCACCCTGAGCCCAACACGAGGAATGAATGTGATTGAAGCAACAGCTCCTGGCATTCGCCTGGGTTGGGATTCACCTGTAAAGGAGATAGTCAACCCCACTTTTATAAATCTTCAAAGTCGCAATGGCACCGGATGGTTAGAGGGTTTTAACGAAATGATGGTACGTTGCGGTTATGAATGGTCAGGGCATCCTTTTACCGACACCAATGGTGAGCTTTATAGCCTTCATGGAAAAGCAGGAAATACACCAGCGTCTGAAGTTATTGTTGAGATCGATACTCTATTTCCATACGAAATCAAGATAAAAGGCTTAATTAAAGAAAACACTTTCAAAAAAACCGATTTACGTGTTCTAACAGAGCTATCCTATATTCCTGGCTCCCACAGTTTTACCCTTCATGATCGCTTGACCAATCATGCCGATTACTCGCATCCCTATCAAATTATTTACCATAGCAATTTCGGCAAACCTCTATTAGAAAAAGATGCAAAATTTATCGCCCCTGTTAAAGAAATAAGTCCTTTTAACAACTATGCTCAAAATGGGCTAGATAATTGGCAAACTTATCGTGAACCTACCAAAGATTTTGATGAAATGGTATTTAATATCATTCCCTATACCAAAAAAGATGGAAGCACCATGGCCGCGTTGCATAATAAAAGCGAAAATAAAGGAGTTTCCATAGAATTCAATACTAAGCAACTTCCCTTTCTAACTTTATGGAAGAACACAGATACCGAAAAACAGGGATACGTCACAGGCATAGAACCAGGAACCAATTTTGCCTATCCTATGACAATTGAACGTGAACAAGATAGACTTAAAAAACTTCATGCTGGAAAAACAGTTGAGTTTAAATTGAGATATAACGCCTTACTTGATCGGCAAGCTGTTGAAATCACGAAAAAGGAAATTACCAATATTCAGGGCAATCAAGAAACCCAAATCAACCAAAAACCACTCGCACAAGAATAA